One segment of Paenibacillus sp. FSL R7-0337 DNA contains the following:
- a CDS encoding iron-sulfur cluster assembly accessory protein — protein sequence MNIEVSEIAAEKIAEILLNADTRHSFLRVGVEEGGCSGLSYTLVLDEQQTEEDVVFNKDKFRILVHTKSIPYINGLEIDYEQSGMIGGFTMNNPNAKASCGCGASFRMANYRGEVKKCD from the coding sequence ATGAACATTGAGGTCAGTGAGATCGCAGCAGAGAAAATTGCCGAAATCTTGTTAAATGCTGATACAAGGCACTCTTTTCTTAGAGTAGGCGTTGAAGAAGGGGGATGCAGCGGATTATCTTATACCCTTGTTTTGGATGAGCAGCAAACAGAGGAGGATGTGGTGTTCAATAAAGATAAATTCCGTATATTAGTTCACACGAAGAGTATTCCATATATTAACGGTCTTGAAATTGACTATGAACAAAGCGGAATGATAGGCGGATTCACCATGAATAACCCTAATGCCAAAGCCTCTTGTGGATGCGGTGCCAGTTTTAGAATGGCTAACTATCGGGGGGAAGTTAAAAAATGTGATTAA
- the pstB gene encoding phosphate ABC transporter ATP-binding protein PstB, whose amino-acid sequence MGIAEPVVRESFQTEDLSIYYGTYEAVKGISLPFAQNTVTALIGPSGCGKSTFLRSLNRMNDDISGSTTKGSIWIDGVDINATGTDVIKLRQKIGMVWQKPNPFYKSIYDNIAFGPKYHGIKGKQALDEIVESSLRRAALWDEVKDRLKDSALALSGGQQQRLCIARALSVNPQILLLDEPASALDPVSTGKVEELIKELKEELRIVIVTHNMQQAARISDYTAYFYLGSLVEYDKTEKVFTNPENQMTQEYIMGRFG is encoded by the coding sequence ATGGGAATAGCGGAACCAGTGGTGCGCGAATCATTTCAAACGGAGGATCTGAGTATTTATTATGGGACGTATGAGGCGGTGAAGGGGATTAGCCTTCCTTTTGCGCAGAATACGGTTACCGCATTGATCGGCCCGTCGGGCTGCGGGAAATCCACCTTTCTCCGTTCATTGAACCGGATGAATGACGATATCTCCGGCTCTACGACCAAGGGCAGCATCTGGATTGACGGTGTCGATATCAATGCTACAGGCACGGATGTAATCAAGCTGCGGCAAAAGATCGGCATGGTCTGGCAGAAGCCCAATCCGTTCTATAAATCAATCTACGACAATATCGCCTTCGGCCCGAAATATCATGGCATCAAGGGCAAACAGGCGCTGGATGAAATCGTGGAGAGCAGCCTGCGCCGCGCCGCCCTGTGGGACGAGGTCAAAGACCGCTTGAAGGATTCCGCTCTGGCGTTATCTGGCGGACAGCAGCAACGTCTGTGTATCGCCCGCGCGCTGTCGGTCAACCCGCAGATCCTGTTGCTCGATGAGCCGGCTTCGGCCCTTGACCCGGTATCAACCGGTAAGGTGGAGGAGCTGATCAAGGAGCTGAAGGAGGAGCTGCGCATCGTGATCGTCACCCATAACATGCAGCAGGCCGCGCGGATCTCGGACTACACCGCCTACTTCTATCTCGGCTCCCTGGTGGAATATGACAAGACCGAGAAGGTCTTCACGAACCCCGAGAACCAGATGACGCAGGAATACATTATGGGCCGGTTTGGCTGA
- the pstC gene encoding phosphate ABC transporter permease subunit PstC translates to MRGQPTNKRLEKHHIENLIGRIYMSFCVLLLIVIIVSMVYFVASKGVANFVSGEVKVSEFLFGTKWSPEADTPSYGAFPFISGSFLVTLLAALIASPLSICAALFMTEIVPGWGKKLLQPVIELLSGIPSVVYGFVGLSVIVPFLRDTLPGQGIGVAAGALVLSVMILPTITSVAADALASLPQNLKESSFALGATRWQTISRVILPTTFPAIMTGVVLGMARAFGEALAVQMVIGNAPFVPHSLFESASTLTSVITLGMGNTTMGSPQNNALWSMALVLMLMTFVFVLLVRMLERRNEI, encoded by the coding sequence TTGAGGGGACAACCAACTAACAAGCGGCTGGAAAAACATCATATAGAAAATTTAATCGGACGTATTTATATGTCCTTTTGCGTGCTGCTGCTCATTGTCATCATTGTATCCATGGTCTATTTCGTAGCCTCCAAAGGCGTGGCCAACTTCGTGAGCGGTGAGGTCAAGGTCTCAGAATTCCTGTTCGGCACGAAGTGGTCGCCTGAAGCAGACACGCCATCCTATGGAGCCTTCCCGTTCATCTCGGGTTCCTTCCTGGTTACCCTGCTGGCTGCGCTTATCGCAAGTCCGCTCAGCATCTGCGCGGCGCTCTTCATGACGGAGATTGTACCGGGCTGGGGTAAAAAGCTGCTGCAGCCGGTCATTGAGCTACTGTCAGGTATTCCATCCGTTGTCTACGGCTTCGTAGGCTTAAGCGTCATTGTTCCATTTCTGCGGGATACGCTGCCCGGACAGGGCATCGGGGTGGCTGCAGGCGCGCTAGTGCTGTCGGTCATGATTCTGCCGACGATTACCAGCGTGGCTGCAGACGCGCTTGCTTCATTGCCGCAAAACTTGAAAGAATCATCCTTTGCGCTCGGTGCCACACGCTGGCAGACGATCTCCCGGGTCATTCTCCCGACGACCTTCCCTGCGATTATGACGGGTGTAGTGCTTGGTATGGCCCGCGCCTTCGGCGAGGCTCTTGCTGTGCAGATGGTTATCGGTAACGCGCCGTTCGTGCCTCACTCACTATTCGAGTCTGCGTCCACACTTACCAGTGTCATCACGCTGGGTATGGGGAATACAACGATGGGTTCACCGCAGAACAATGCGCTGTGGAGTATGGCGCTAGTGCTCATGCTGATGACCTTTGTATTCGTCCTGCTGGTGAGAATGCTCGAAAGGAGAAATGAAATTTGA
- a CDS encoding LysR family transcriptional regulator, producing the protein MNLVKLQILVLIEKYKKVTDVAAEMNLKQPTVSFHMKSLESELGASLFQYRSGRVLLTDAGRALYQYAVRIVSLSAEAERTVKQFTSLASGNLELTASDIPASYLVPKLLSQFTQQHDGIDIYLSVLPDDVIRERLRSREIQLAVLHSAEGQDDTFHTQVIADEETVLVFAPEHPFAGEQELTAQAVAREPWVQHEAASFLRGISDQWAQLNNVRVWNHAVLGSPEAVKGMLYTGQMVGVFSRSGIEAEVAAGRLAYAKLPGMLPADGSFVLAWRKDYTLSPLQQAFAGMAAGYVQVETASPSF; encoded by the coding sequence ATGAACCTTGTAAAGCTGCAAATCTTAGTTCTCATCGAAAAATATAAAAAAGTAACAGATGTAGCTGCCGAGATGAACCTTAAGCAGCCTACTGTCTCCTTCCATATGAAAAGTCTGGAGAGTGAGCTGGGCGCTTCCCTGTTCCAGTACCGGAGCGGCCGGGTCCTGCTGACGGATGCCGGACGGGCCTTGTATCAATATGCGGTCCGCATTGTCTCGCTAAGCGCGGAGGCCGAGCGGACGGTCAAGCAGTTCACCTCGCTCGCCTCGGGAAATCTGGAGCTTACCGCCAGCGATATCCCTGCCAGTTATCTTGTGCCCAAACTGCTGTCCCAATTCACACAGCAGCATGACGGGATCGATATCTATCTGTCCGTGCTCCCGGATGACGTCATCCGGGAGCGTCTGCGCAGCCGGGAGATCCAGCTCGCCGTACTGCACAGTGCAGAGGGGCAAGACGATACCTTCCATACGCAGGTGATTGCTGATGAGGAGACGGTGCTGGTCTTTGCGCCGGAGCATCCCTTTGCAGGGGAGCAGGAGCTGACCGCCCAAGCCGTAGCCCGCGAGCCCTGGGTGCAGCATGAAGCCGCCTCCTTCCTGCGCGGAATCTCTGACCAGTGGGCACAGCTTAATAATGTTAGGGTCTGGAACCATGCGGTGCTGGGCTCGCCGGAGGCAGTCAAGGGGATGCTGTACACAGGCCAAATGGTGGGGGTGTTCTCCCGTTCCGGGATTGAGGCTGAAGTTGCGGCGGGCCGTCTGGCCTACGCTAAGCTGCCGGGAATGCTTCCGGCTGACGGGTCTTTTGTGCTGGCTTGGCGCAAGGATTATACACTGTCTCCGCTCCAGCAGGCTTTTGCCGGGATGGCGGCGGGTTATGTACAAGTAGAAACGGCTTCGCCGTCCTTTTAA
- a CDS encoding class I SAM-dependent methyltransferase: MNEPNQNEPDGLNKEAPPTSEELWNEDTYAAWTSRFGTPAEAAEKLSKDPAGKLYPLNTYLGEVKGRRIMNLMGSNGMKAVALGLLGAEVTVADFSEANARYAGELAQAAGVQLDYIVSDVLELPEAYLNGSYDTVFAEMGIVHYFTDLAPFMATAYRLLAPGGTFVLRDFHPVTTKLISSKGSTAKVRKHKVNGDYFDTALEEKQVSYSKYMPSSGAAAEAVKPNVVYWRRWTLGELVTAAAASGLVIRELVEEPNLSSDVYDKGIPKTFTLVAVKR, translated from the coding sequence ATGAATGAACCTAATCAGAATGAACCGGATGGCCTTAATAAGGAAGCGCCACCTACCAGCGAGGAGCTGTGGAATGAGGATACCTATGCGGCCTGGACCAGCCGGTTCGGAACCCCTGCCGAGGCTGCGGAGAAGCTGTCTAAGGACCCTGCGGGGAAGCTGTATCCGCTGAATACCTATCTCGGTGAAGTGAAGGGCCGGAGGATCATGAATCTGATGGGCTCTAACGGCATGAAAGCGGTGGCGCTGGGACTGCTGGGCGCTGAGGTGACTGTCGCGGATTTCTCGGAGGCCAATGCCCGTTATGCCGGTGAACTCGCGCAGGCGGCCGGGGTACAGCTTGATTATATCGTGTCGGATGTCCTGGAGCTGCCGGAAGCGTATCTTAACGGCTCTTATGATACGGTTTTTGCCGAAATGGGGATTGTTCATTATTTTACGGATTTGGCTCCGTTCATGGCTACGGCATACCGCTTGCTGGCACCCGGCGGGACGTTCGTGCTGCGGGATTTCCATCCGGTAACGACCAAGCTGATCTCCTCCAAGGGGTCGACGGCCAAGGTGCGCAAGCATAAGGTGAACGGGGATTATTTTGATACGGCGCTTGAAGAGAAGCAGGTGTCCTATTCCAAATATATGCCGTCCTCAGGAGCAGCGGCGGAGGCGGTCAAGCCGAATGTCGTCTACTGGCGGCGCTGGACGCTGGGCGAGCTGGTTACTGCTGCCGCAGCCAGCGGACTGGTGATAAGAGAGCTGGTGGAGGAGCCTAATCTGTCGTCGGATGTGTACGATAAGGGAATTCCCAAGACCTTCACCCTGGTCGCTGTCAAAAGATAA
- a CDS encoding DMT family transporter, translated as MRTNKPPVPVPLLMVIGIVAISFSSIFIKWSSAPVSVQGMYRLLFTSLLMLPFARPYSGALFQLRRKDWLLLGVSGVMLALHFLLWMGSLSYTSVASSTMIMALEPLFIMFGAYILYKERNSIFAILGMAIAIFGVTFIGWGDIGLSAENLKGDMLSVGGTVAVAAHMLLGQKLVARMPSYLYSLIVFIAAAIVFAVYNLVTGIPFFDYPAREWGIFVLLAVVPTVFGHILFNWLLQYTSATTVSMNILGEPVGASILAFLLLGEQLSGLQWAGGVLVMAGLGVYLYAGRRKALKLRQSLPNAS; from the coding sequence ATGCGTACTAATAAACCGCCCGTTCCCGTGCCTCTCTTGATGGTAATCGGAATTGTGGCCATCTCTTTTTCTTCTATCTTCATTAAATGGTCCTCCGCGCCCGTATCGGTCCAAGGGATGTACCGGCTGCTGTTCACCTCGCTGCTGATGCTGCCGTTCGCCCGTCCCTATAGCGGGGCACTCTTTCAGCTGCGGCGGAAGGACTGGCTGCTGCTGGGAGTGTCCGGTGTCATGCTTGCCCTGCATTTTCTGCTGTGGATGGGTTCGCTGAGTTATACCTCGGTAGCCAGCTCGACGATGATTATGGCGCTGGAGCCGTTATTCATTATGTTCGGTGCGTACATACTGTATAAAGAGCGTAATTCGATCTTTGCCATTCTGGGGATGGCGATTGCCATCTTCGGCGTTACTTTTATCGGCTGGGGAGACATTGGCTTGTCTGCTGAGAATCTGAAGGGCGACATGCTGTCGGTTGGCGGAACCGTAGCGGTAGCCGCGCATATGCTGCTTGGACAAAAGCTGGTGGCGCGTATGCCGTCCTATCTGTACAGCCTGATTGTATTTATCGCTGCGGCCATCGTATTTGCCGTCTACAATCTCGTGACCGGCATACCGTTCTTCGATTATCCGGCCCGGGAATGGGGCATCTTCGTCCTGCTGGCGGTAGTGCCAACCGTCTTCGGCCATATCCTGTTCAACTGGCTGCTGCAATATACGTCTGCGACTACTGTCTCGATGAATATCCTGGGAGAGCCTGTCGGCGCGAGCATTCTGGCATTCCTGCTGCTGGGTGAGCAGCTTAGCGGCCTGCAGTGGGCTGGCGGGGTGCTGGTCATGGCCGGGCTGGGCGTCTATCTGTATGCCGGGCGCAGGAAAGCGCTGAAGCTCCGGCAGTCTCTGCCGAATGCTTCCTAG
- the pstA gene encoding phosphate ABC transporter permease PstA, which yields MKPRTADKVATAVIVTLALLIVAILVSLLGYILIRGFNHISWDFLTSAPQKIRAGGGVGPQLFNSLFLLVLTLIITVPLGLGAGIFMAEYARPGKLTNFIRLVVEVLSSFPSIIVGLFGLLLIVNTFNLGFSLISGALALTFFNLPLMVRITEQAFRTVPKQQKEAGFALGLSKWKIVTSVLLPVALPTIITGTILSAGRVFGEAAALMFTAGMSSPRLDFSNWNPLSPSSPLNPFRPAETLAVHIWKVNSEGLAPDALQIAAGASAVLVLTVLIFNLAARYFGRFIYRKLTASKRMS from the coding sequence TTGAAGCCTAGAACTGCTGACAAAGTAGCCACTGCCGTTATAGTAACCCTGGCCTTGCTGATCGTAGCCATCCTGGTTAGCTTACTCGGATATATCCTGATCCGCGGTTTCAATCATATTAGCTGGGACTTCCTGACCTCGGCGCCGCAAAAGATCCGCGCAGGCGGAGGCGTCGGGCCGCAGCTGTTCAACTCCCTGTTCCTGCTGGTGCTGACCTTGATCATCACCGTGCCGCTGGGGCTGGGTGCCGGAATTTTCATGGCGGAGTATGCGCGTCCCGGCAAGCTGACCAACTTCATCCGTCTGGTTGTGGAGGTATTGTCTTCCTTCCCGTCGATCATCGTGGGTCTGTTCGGTCTCTTGCTGATCGTCAACACCTTCAATCTCGGTTTCTCCCTGATCTCGGGCGCGCTCGCGCTAACCTTCTTCAACCTTCCGCTGATGGTGCGTATTACGGAACAAGCCTTCCGCACAGTGCCTAAGCAGCAGAAGGAGGCGGGCTTCGCGCTCGGATTATCCAAGTGGAAAATCGTTACCTCGGTCTTGCTCCCGGTAGCGCTGCCGACTATCATCACCGGTACGATTCTGTCGGCTGGCCGTGTGTTCGGCGAAGCGGCTGCGCTGATGTTCACCGCAGGGATGAGCAGCCCGCGCCTGGACTTCAGCAACTGGAATCCGCTGAGCCCTTCCTCACCGCTCAACCCGTTCCGTCCGGCGGAGACGCTGGCGGTGCATATCTGGAAGGTCAACAGTGAAGGCCTGGCACCGGATGCGCTTCAGATCGCAGCGGGCGCTTCAGCCGTCCTGGTGCTGACCGTATTAATCTTCAATCTGGCTGCCCGTTATTTCGGCAGATTCATCTACCGCAAGCTTACTGCATCCAAGAGAATGAGCTAG
- a CDS encoding phosphate ABC transporter substrate-binding protein PstS family protein: MQFKKSWIMALTLTSVLALSACGNGNNGGNKATTNTGGNTPAATNTESSSGTKLSGSVLASGSTALQPLVEQVAEEFMKTNAGVDIQVQGGGSGTGLTQVSEKQVDIGNSDVFAEEKLKDAAKAAELVDHQVAVVAIAAVSNPKAGVDSLTKQQLIDIFTGKITNWKEVGGADQAIQIINRPASSGTRATFESFALGTKTEDLKGSIQEDSSGTVKKMIGETPGAIGYLALSYLDDSVKTLNYDGVEPSVDNVVAGKYPVWAYEHMYTNGEPNETVKAFLDYFLTDEVQTGDVVELGYIPASKMQVSRDVAGTVTPK, encoded by the coding sequence ATGCAATTCAAAAAATCGTGGATCATGGCTTTGACTCTTACCAGCGTACTGGCACTTTCAGCATGCGGCAACGGAAACAACGGGGGAAATAAGGCAACAACCAATACCGGAGGAAATACACCAGCTGCCACAAACACAGAATCCAGCAGCGGTACGAAGCTAAGCGGTTCGGTCCTGGCGTCAGGCTCCACAGCACTTCAGCCGCTCGTAGAGCAGGTAGCTGAGGAGTTCATGAAGACTAATGCAGGCGTAGACATTCAGGTTCAAGGCGGCGGCAGCGGAACCGGCTTGACGCAGGTCTCTGAGAAGCAAGTCGATATCGGGAACTCAGATGTATTTGCTGAAGAGAAGCTGAAGGATGCGGCAAAAGCGGCTGAGCTTGTTGATCATCAGGTAGCGGTTGTAGCGATTGCAGCAGTTAGCAACCCGAAGGCAGGCGTAGACAGCTTGACCAAGCAGCAGCTGATAGATATTTTTACAGGTAAAATCACGAACTGGAAAGAGGTCGGCGGCGCAGACCAGGCCATCCAGATCATCAACCGTCCGGCAAGCTCAGGTACCCGTGCTACCTTCGAGAGCTTCGCTCTTGGCACCAAAACCGAGGATCTGAAGGGCTCGATTCAAGAGGATTCCTCCGGTACAGTTAAGAAAATGATCGGCGAAACACCAGGAGCGATCGGTTATCTGGCACTGTCCTACCTCGATGATTCTGTAAAAACCTTGAACTATGACGGCGTTGAGCCTTCTGTAGACAATGTAGTGGCCGGTAAATATCCGGTGTGGGCTTACGAGCACATGTACACTAACGGTGAACCTAATGAGACTGTAAAAGCGTTCCTGGATTACTTCCTGACGGATGAAGTACAGACTGGAGACGTTGTAGAGCTTGGCTACATCCCGGCTTCCAAAATGCAGGTATCGCGTGATGTGGCAGGTACTGTAACACCTAAATAA
- a CDS encoding TetR/AcrR family transcriptional regulator → MARAGLDTQTLVLAAAELADEHGIEEVTLAALAAKLGVRSPSLYNHINGLAGLRTLMAVYGLEQLYEIISQATEGLSGEAAVHAMSQAYLGFTRAHPGLYQTTLQAPEQGDTALEAASAKILSLIIQLISAFGLDEEGNLHAVRGLRSILHGLSTLEHQGGFGMPLDLNVTLTRLINTYIAGIRCMGSDEASLK, encoded by the coding sequence ATGGCTAGAGCAGGTCTGGATACACAGACGCTGGTGCTGGCAGCAGCAGAACTGGCGGATGAACATGGGATCGAAGAAGTGACGCTGGCTGCATTAGCCGCGAAGCTGGGGGTCCGTTCCCCGTCACTCTATAATCACATCAACGGGCTGGCGGGGCTGCGTACACTGATGGCCGTATATGGCCTGGAGCAGCTGTATGAGATTATATCGCAGGCAACGGAGGGGCTCAGCGGAGAAGCAGCGGTACATGCCATGAGTCAGGCTTACCTCGGATTCACCAGAGCACACCCGGGGCTGTACCAGACGACGCTCCAAGCACCCGAACAGGGGGATACTGCTCTGGAGGCGGCGAGTGCAAAGATTCTGTCGCTCATCATCCAATTGATATCCGCGTTCGGTTTGGATGAGGAAGGCAATCTGCATGCTGTCCGTGGATTACGGAGTATCCTGCATGGATTGTCTACCCTGGAGCATCAGGGCGGATTTGGAATGCCACTGGACCTGAATGTCACGCTCACCCGGCTGATTAATACCTATATTGCGGGAATCCGGTGTATGGGATCAGACGAAGCAAGCCTGAAATAA
- a CDS encoding MFS transporter, whose amino-acid sequence MPSNHQSIFSPRYFALSIGIILSVMAVGFEGLSVTTIAPSIAGDLNGLSLFGWIFSTYLLAQIIGTLVVGRIIDKRGPAAPFTYALLLFIAGLVAAATAGDMYIMIGSRALQGLGAGAMMTCVYTAISLSYPDELRAKILGAFGTAYVLPSMLGPYVAGLIADQWSWRFVFWGILPVLVVSAVLSLPAFRKLKVQQSGGASGSSSTWMALLLTMGTGLFLVGLSMLPGMKGFVFALIGLAGIIVPLRQLLPKGTLTLRRGMPAILATRGLFFAAYASTQNFLVLALIEVKGITPSQAGLIVASAALSWCIISYLQGRWDAADQGRGRHMRIILGVFLLAVGIAIVFWIPVVSVAVAVMGQIIAGVGIGLAHPVSGVVAFSQAGEGGAGQTSANLQFADSFTPGVVIGIGGSILVVCQAAGMSLQSGLIVAMGFHLLLIVISMIASTRISPQSISKTESKKEGVNIIVH is encoded by the coding sequence ATGCCGTCTAATCATCAAAGTATTTTCAGCCCGCGTTACTTTGCACTATCCATAGGAATTATCTTGTCAGTGATGGCCGTGGGATTCGAAGGTCTGTCCGTAACCACCATTGCTCCCTCGATTGCTGGAGACTTGAACGGTCTTAGCCTGTTCGGGTGGATATTCAGTACGTATCTGCTTGCGCAGATTATCGGAACGCTGGTCGTCGGTCGAATCATAGATAAAAGAGGCCCTGCTGCACCATTCACTTATGCACTTCTATTGTTTATCGCAGGACTGGTCGCTGCGGCAACAGCAGGAGATATGTATATCATGATTGGATCACGGGCCCTGCAAGGTTTGGGTGCCGGAGCTATGATGACTTGTGTGTATACGGCTATTTCCTTAAGTTACCCGGATGAATTACGTGCCAAAATACTTGGAGCCTTTGGAACAGCCTATGTTCTTCCGTCTATGCTCGGTCCATACGTAGCAGGTCTTATAGCAGATCAGTGGTCCTGGCGGTTTGTTTTCTGGGGGATTTTACCTGTACTGGTTGTTTCAGCGGTGCTTAGTTTACCGGCTTTCAGGAAATTGAAAGTGCAGCAGTCGGGAGGGGCTAGCGGATCTTCATCTACTTGGATGGCGTTACTCTTAACGATGGGTACTGGCCTTTTCCTGGTTGGTCTAAGTATGCTTCCGGGTATGAAGGGATTTGTCTTCGCCCTGATTGGCCTCGCAGGTATTATAGTACCGCTCCGTCAATTGCTGCCGAAGGGAACACTTACGCTGCGGAGAGGGATGCCGGCGATTCTGGCAACACGCGGATTGTTCTTCGCTGCCTATGCCAGCACACAGAATTTCCTGGTATTGGCCCTCATTGAGGTGAAAGGAATAACCCCTTCTCAGGCGGGTTTAATCGTAGCGAGTGCAGCATTAAGCTGGTGTATCATTTCATATCTGCAAGGACGTTGGGATGCGGCAGATCAGGGCCGGGGACGTCATATGAGAATCATTCTGGGGGTATTTCTGCTTGCCGTAGGGATTGCCATCGTTTTTTGGATACCGGTTGTTTCTGTTGCCGTTGCCGTTATGGGTCAGATTATCGCCGGGGTCGGTATTGGATTGGCACATCCGGTTAGCGGTGTTGTAGCCTTTTCCCAAGCCGGGGAAGGCGGCGCGGGCCAAACCTCGGCAAATCTGCAATTTGCGGATTCTTTTACACCCGGTGTAGTGATCGGGATTGGGGGTTCGATCCTTGTCGTATGTCAGGCTGCTGGAATGTCACTGCAATCCGGCTTAATTGTAGCCATGGGCTTCCATCTCTTGTTGATCGTTATAAGTATGATTGCCAGCACCCGGATTTCACCGCAATCCATTAGTAAGACTGAATCTAAGAAAGAGGGTGTAAATATCATTGTCCACTGA
- a CDS encoding metalloregulator ArsR/SmtB family transcription factor → MSPNQIKKDVSTSTRRAIINLLKERGGLDVMTLSSQFSLSGMAIRQHLNALKEEGLVTNVEEARPMGRPTKLWILTPAANRFFPTGYSDLSISLIQSMKEAFGNEGLDKLLDVRNKKMQAQYLQHLGTASDVREKLEKLAEIRTNEGYMAEVKEQEDGSLLFIEKHCPICEAAAVCTGLCKNELHLFKTVLGEDVHIERGEYILKGGRNCIYTVRPNQP, encoded by the coding sequence ATGAGCCCGAATCAAATCAAAAAGGATGTCTCCACCAGTACCCGAAGAGCGATCATTAATCTGTTAAAAGAGCGTGGGGGCTTGGATGTTATGACCCTCTCCTCTCAATTTTCGCTGTCTGGAATGGCTATTCGCCAACATTTGAATGCGCTGAAGGAAGAAGGATTGGTTACGAATGTGGAAGAAGCGCGTCCCATGGGCCGGCCCACCAAGCTATGGATATTAACACCCGCGGCTAATCGTTTTTTTCCAACCGGCTATTCGGATTTATCCATCAGTCTCATTCAGTCGATGAAAGAAGCTTTTGGTAACGAAGGGTTGGACAAGCTGCTGGATGTTCGAAATAAAAAGATGCAGGCACAATATCTCCAGCATCTTGGCACAGCATCGGATGTTAGAGAGAAATTAGAGAAACTGGCCGAGATTCGAACGAATGAAGGTTACATGGCAGAGGTGAAGGAGCAGGAGGATGGCAGTCTCTTATTCATTGAGAAACATTGCCCGATCTGTGAAGCGGCGGCTGTGTGTACCGGGTTATGCAAGAATGAATTGCATTTATTTAAGACCGTTCTAGGCGAGGACGTTCATATTGAACGGGGGGAGTACATTTTAAAAGGAGGAAGAAACTGCATTTACACCGTTAGGCCCAATCAGCCGTGA
- a CDS encoding MBL fold metallo-hydrolase, with amino-acid sequence MRVTREGSLHQLTWLPRIFPVNCYLIEEEQELTLIDAGMSYSLQGILSQVAKLGKPLTRIILTHGHMDHVGALDALKKQVPEAKLYISERDAALLAGDRSLRAGELQTPIKGSVPAKIVTRPDILLHDGDRIGSLMAFSTPGHTPGSMSFQDRRSGALIVGDAFQTFRATAVSGKKVAWFPFPAMATWSPEQALVSAYRLIDLAPSVLAVGHGDLLIAPVEAMQRAAAEAEGQLKGGERVHG; translated from the coding sequence ATGAGAGTGACAAGAGAAGGCAGTTTGCATCAGCTTACGTGGCTGCCGCGTATTTTTCCAGTGAATTGCTATTTGATTGAAGAAGAACAGGAGCTTACCCTTATAGACGCGGGAATGTCCTACAGTCTGCAAGGCATTCTAAGTCAGGTCGCCAAGCTAGGTAAGCCACTGACCCGCATCATCCTGACTCATGGTCATATGGATCATGTCGGGGCGCTTGATGCCTTGAAGAAGCAGGTGCCGGAGGCTAAGCTCTATATTTCGGAGCGGGATGCTGCATTGTTGGCTGGTGACCGCTCGTTAAGAGCAGGTGAGCTACAGACTCCTATTAAGGGCAGTGTACCCGCCAAAATAGTAACCAGGCCCGACATTCTGCTGCATGACGGCGATAGGATCGGTTCGCTGATGGCGTTCAGCACTCCCGGACATACGCCGGGATCGATGTCTTTTCAGGACCGGCGCAGTGGAGCGCTGATCGTTGGTGATGCATTCCAGACCTTCCGGGCCACGGCGGTGTCCGGCAAGAAGGTCGCTTGGTTTCCTTTTCCGGCCATGGCGACTTGGAGTCCCGAACAGGCCCTGGTCAGTGCTTACAGGCTGATTGATCTTGCCCCTTCTGTACTGGCGGTAGGACACGGTGATCTGCTTATAGCTCCGGTAGAGGCGATGCAGCGGGCGGCTGCGGAGGCTGAAGGGCAATTAAAGGGAGGAGAGAGGGTACATGGCTAG